From a region of the Oscillospiraceae bacterium genome:
- the srtB gene encoding class B sortase produces MKIDFKTIFSKMNSFLAGKTVLNIALIICATVFLFSVYNISVWFYENKNTDDLKNTLIEMGNKNEDKVLINQEIKNEEEEVDVSKIKFLTTDIDELQNLNADTVAWIKVMGTNVDYPVVQTDDNDFYLTHDFNKNENKAGWVFGDFRCNFYNLGYNTILYGHERMDYSMFGSLTFCRDDWWYNVKTNHFIFLNTATQKTVWQIFSIYVTTVDFNYIKTGFSGEEDFSEFVQSLNDRNTIPTLKADATSDDKIITLSTCYNISKRLVVHGKLIKSESIYPSFDENSQSSSSDVSSDISSEISSDISSDTSGSASSEISKPNESEDNSSSSDVSSEESSSQPDSSSEEASSDSTSSEESSSSEVSEPSQDPEGSSSEKTESSDISSSEGIGSEET; encoded by the coding sequence ATGAAAATTGATTTTAAAACTATTTTTTCGAAAATGAACAGTTTTTTAGCAGGTAAAACTGTTTTGAATATAGCGCTTATAATATGTGCAACGGTGTTTTTGTTTTCCGTGTATAATATCTCTGTTTGGTTTTATGAAAATAAAAATACAGACGATTTAAAAAACACATTGATTGAAATGGGCAACAAAAATGAAGATAAGGTGCTTATAAATCAAGAGATTAAAAACGAAGAAGAGGAAGTTGACGTTTCAAAAATCAAATTTTTAACAACCGATATAGACGAGCTTCAAAATCTTAATGCCGATACTGTTGCGTGGATTAAGGTTATGGGAACTAATGTTGATTATCCTGTTGTACAAACAGACGACAACGATTTTTACCTTACACATGACTTTAATAAAAATGAAAACAAAGCAGGCTGGGTTTTCGGAGATTTCAGATGTAATTTTTATAATTTGGGATACAACACTATTCTTTACGGACACGAGAGAATGGATTACAGTATGTTTGGCTCTTTGACTTTCTGCCGTGATGATTGGTGGTATAATGTAAAGACAAATCATTTTATATTTTTAAATACAGCAACTCAAAAAACTGTATGGCAGATTTTTTCTATTTATGTAACAACTGTTGATTTCAATTACATAAAAACAGGCTTTAGCGGGGAAGAGGATTTTTCAGAATTTGTTCAATCTCTAAATGATAGGAATACAATTCCCACCCTTAAAGCAGATGCAACATCAGATGATAAAATAATAACTTTATCTACCTGCTATAACATTAGCAAAAGATTAGTTGTTCACGGTAAGCTTATTAAAAGTGAAAGTATCTATCCTTCTTTTGATGAGAATTCACAATCTTCATCGTCTGATGTATCAAGTGATATTTCTTCCGAAATTTCTTCTGATATTTCTTCCGATACATCTGGCAGTGCTTCAAGTGAAATTTCAAAACCCAACGAAAGCGAAGATAACAGCTCTTCTTCAGATGTATCTTCAGAGGAATCATCTTCACAACCCGACTCAAGCTCTGAAGAAGCTTCGTCGGATTCTACATCTTCAGAGGAAAGCAGCTCTTCTGAGGTTTCCGAACCATCACAAGACCCTGAAGGAAGTTCTTCCGAAAAAACGGAAAGCTCTGATATTTCTTCCTCGGAAGGCATTGGCTCAGAGGAAACATAA
- a CDS encoding CPBP family intramembrane metalloprotease, with protein sequence MENNFQNNLNKYLLKKDINSGITGILLLTIIGNVLFILISLALTIISAFYTNRIYDAQNAVNYVLSTDNIYGLLINMLLYIFYFTVPFLSISAARRYPMREIISFKKPKFSHVFYAFFITIGFSFVASYITNFIINFLGSFGISVNNPITEMNTGSIGSIVLYFVHMAIIPPLVEEFAIRGVVLGSVKKYSKSFAIVFSALLFSLMHGTFYQIPYAFVAGLVMGYFVIKFDSIWIGIIVHFLNNSISVIFEFLSKVIENENLLVLISSITNLTLLLIGAITLIVFVLNNKIGIDKDEDSCSFSECFKTMLKRPLFYILLIFSFITVILSSF encoded by the coding sequence ATGGAAAATAACTTTCAGAACAATTTAAATAAATATTTATTGAAAAAGGATATAAATTCGGGAATAACAGGAATTTTACTTCTCACCATTATCGGAAATGTTCTGTTTATTTTAATTTCCCTTGCATTGACAATCATATCAGCATTTTACACCAATAGAATTTATGATGCACAAAATGCGGTAAATTATGTTTTATCCACCGATAATATTTACGGCCTTTTGATAAATATGCTTTTATATATTTTTTATTTTACAGTTCCTTTTTTGAGTATTTCCGCTGCCAGAAGATATCCTATGAGAGAAATTATTAGCTTTAAAAAACCTAAATTTTCTCATGTGTTTTATGCCTTTTTTATTACAATAGGTTTTTCGTTTGTCGCTTCTTATATAACAAATTTTATTATAAACTTTTTAGGAAGCTTTGGAATAAGTGTCAATAATCCTATAACAGAAATGAATACGGGTTCTATTGGCAGTATTGTGCTTTATTTTGTTCATATGGCAATTATTCCGCCTTTGGTTGAGGAATTTGCAATTAGAGGCGTTGTGTTAGGCTCTGTGAAAAAATATTCCAAAAGCTTTGCTATCGTTTTCTCTGCACTTTTATTTTCATTGATGCACGGAACCTTTTATCAAATTCCATATGCCTTTGTTGCAGGTCTTGTAATGGGATATTTTGTTATTAAATTTGACTCAATATGGATTGGTATAATTGTTCATTTCCTCAATAATTCTATTAGTGTAATTTTTGAGTTTTTATCAAAGGTAATTGAAAACGAAAATCTACTCGTTTTAATTTCAAGTATTACAAATCTTACCCTTCTTTTAATAGGCGCAATAACGCTGATTGTTTTTGTCTTAAATAATAAAATAGGTATAGATAAGGATGAAGATTCTTGTTCTTTTTCAGAATGCTTTAAAACTATGCTAAAACGTCCGTTGTTTTATATTTTGTTGATATTTTCTTTTATAACCGTAATATTGTCAAGCTTTTAA
- a CDS encoding nucleoside deaminase produces the protein MEKQYFFMKKAIEQAKKAALLGEVPVGAVIVKDGKIISRGKNQREINKNALKHAEIIAIDKACKKLGGWRLEDCEMYVTLEPCPMCAGAIINSRIKKVVFGAYDYKAGSVDSVIKLFDLPYNHKPETVGGVMQEECSQLLSDFFCKLRISKRCKDVDSLK, from the coding sequence ATGGAAAAACAATATTTTTTTATGAAAAAAGCCATTGAACAGGCAAAAAAAGCCGCCCTCCTCGGTGAAGTTCCGGTCGGGGCGGTTATTGTTAAAGATGGTAAAATAATTTCAAGAGGAAAAAACCAAAGGGAAATAAATAAAAACGCTTTAAAGCACGCAGAGATTATTGCAATAGATAAAGCATGTAAAAAATTAGGCGGTTGGAGGCTTGAGGATTGTGAAATGTACGTAACCCTTGAACCGTGTCCCATGTGCGCAGGAGCTATAATAAACTCAAGAATAAAAAAAGTAGTATTCGGCGCATATGATTATAAAGCAGGCTCTGTTGATTCTGTAATTAAATTATTTGATTTACCCTACAACCATAAGCCCGAAACGGTGGGTGGAGTAATGCAGGAGGAATGCTCTCAGCTTCTCAGTGATTTTTTTTGTAAGCTTCGAATTTCAAAGCGTTGCAAAGACGTTGATTCTTTAAAATAA
- a CDS encoding QueT transporter family protein, translated as MKKNVHFLARTAIVCALYAVMTLSFGVISYGPVQFRLSELLLLLCFLDPRYILGVTLGCFFANLFGPYGIVDALFGSLHTLISTVFTALTPFIIKNRKILSLIISSLWASILSFIIAFEMVFVFTSEESFWFWYFFVALGEFVVISVVGVPFYSVILKNQRLCNALKFEAYKKNH; from the coding sequence ATGAAAAAAAATGTGCATTTTCTCGCAAGAACTGCAATTGTATGTGCTCTTTATGCAGTGATGACTTTAAGCTTTGGTGTTATAAGCTACGGACCTGTTCAATTCAGGCTTTCAGAACTGCTTTTACTTTTGTGTTTTTTAGACCCAAGATACATCTTAGGAGTTACCTTGGGCTGTTTTTTTGCAAATTTATTTGGGCCCTATGGCATTGTAGATGCTCTTTTTGGCTCGTTACATACCTTGATATCTACTGTATTTACCGCCCTCACTCCATTTATAATCAAAAACAGAAAAATTCTTTCTTTGATTATTTCAAGCCTTTGGGCAAGTATTTTAAGCTTTATTATTGCTTTTGAAATGGTGTTTGTATTTACAAGTGAAGAAAGCTTTTGGTTTTGGTATTTCTTTGTTGCCTTAGGAGAGTTTGTGGTGATTTCCGTTGTAGGTGTTCCCTTTTACTCTGTTATTTTAAAGAATCAACGTCTTTGCAACGCTTTGAAATTCGAAGCTTACAAAAAAAATCACTGA
- a CDS encoding Asp23/Gls24 family envelope stress response protein, translated as MLKYENNYGEILVDNKAVAILAGNAATKSFGVKGMSSKNAVDGIATILNFENIEKGIIVKFEDNEIIIDMHIVVSYGININAITQSITHNVSYAVETATGFNVKKINVYVDAIKN; from the coding sequence ATGTTAAAATACGAAAACAATTACGGCGAAATTCTTGTTGACAATAAAGCTGTTGCTATTCTTGCCGGCAATGCTGCTACCAAAAGCTTTGGCGTAAAGGGTATGTCTTCAAAAAATGCTGTTGACGGTATCGCTACTATTTTAAATTTTGAAAATATTGAAAAGGGCATAATTGTTAAATTTGAAGATAATGAAATTATTATTGATATGCATATCGTAGTTTCCTACGGCATAAACATCAACGCTATTACTCAAAGCATCACTCACAACGTAAGCTATGCTGTTGAAACAGCTACAGGCTTTAACGTTAAAAAAATCAATGTTTATGTTGATGCAATCAAAAATTAA
- a CDS encoding DAK2 domain-containing protein, whose protein sequence is MIDGIIFKQMVISAANNIDNKKQSINDLNVFPVPDGDTGTNMSMTICAARAELEKINSDEIGVVSDKVATALLKGARGNSGVILSLLFRGFSKELKGVKSVDSIGFANALNSGVKAAYGAVMKPTEGTILTVARVAAQKALENANKITDTTKLFELVYNTASETLDKTPEMLPVLKQAKVVDAGGKGLLEIYFGMLSFLRDGVVIEAQEASEQTVQKADFQSFNTEDIKFAYCTEFLIEKSESANAESFKKFLYTIGDSVVAVDDTDIIKVHVHTNNPGKVLEEALKNGSLIKIKIENMKEQHSEQASGQAETQADTTEDEVAQAEKTFGFVSVCAGEGLSVVFSDLGVDKIVEGGQTMNPSTDDLIKAINSVPAEIVFVLPNNKNIIMAASQAAEIAQKEVVVIPSKTIPQGITSMLEFNPDASKEENSQAMMAACEKVKTGQITFAARDSEFDGHQIKEGEILGLIENKVTFVEKDIDICIDKVAAELTKDGAGYVTLFYGSDVNEEQAEAVNERLINSLNCDINTINGGQPIYYYIISAE, encoded by the coding sequence ATGATAGACGGTATTATTTTTAAGCAAATGGTAATATCGGCTGCTAATAATATTGATAATAAAAAGCAGTCCATTAATGACCTTAACGTTTTTCCTGTTCCTGACGGAGATACAGGTACAAATATGTCTATGACAATCTGTGCGGCACGTGCAGAGCTTGAAAAAATAAATAGTGATGAAATCGGTGTTGTTTCAGATAAAGTTGCAACTGCCTTACTTAAAGGCGCAAGAGGAAACTCCGGTGTTATTCTTTCATTACTTTTCAGAGGCTTTTCAAAAGAGTTAAAGGGTGTAAAATCGGTTGATTCAATCGGTTTTGCCAATGCTCTTAACAGTGGTGTTAAAGCTGCATACGGTGCTGTTATGAAGCCTACTGAGGGAACTATTTTAACAGTTGCAAGAGTTGCTGCTCAGAAGGCTTTGGAAAACGCAAATAAAATTACCGACACAACAAAGCTTTTTGAACTTGTATATAATACAGCTTCAGAAACTCTTGATAAAACTCCTGAAATGCTTCCTGTTCTCAAACAAGCAAAGGTTGTAGATGCAGGCGGAAAAGGCCTACTTGAAATATATTTCGGTATGCTTAGCTTTTTGCGTGACGGAGTAGTAATAGAAGCTCAAGAAGCTTCTGAACAGACAGTGCAAAAGGCAGATTTCCAAAGCTTCAACACTGAGGATATTAAATTTGCATACTGTACCGAGTTTTTAATTGAAAAATCAGAATCAGCTAATGCTGAATCTTTTAAAAAGTTTTTATATACGATAGGTGACAGCGTTGTTGCTGTTGACGATACCGATATTATAAAAGTACATGTTCATACCAATAATCCCGGAAAAGTGCTTGAAGAAGCTTTGAAAAACGGTTCTCTCATAAAAATCAAAATAGAAAATATGAAAGAACAACACAGCGAACAAGCATCCGGACAGGCAGAGACTCAAGCTGATACAACAGAGGATGAGGTTGCACAGGCTGAGAAAACCTTTGGCTTTGTTTCTGTATGTGCAGGCGAAGGGTTGAGTGTTGTCTTTTCTGATTTGGGTGTTGATAAAATCGTTGAGGGCGGTCAAACAATGAACCCCAGCACAGATGACCTTATAAAAGCTATCAACTCAGTTCCTGCAGAAATTGTATTTGTTTTACCGAATAATAAAAATATTATAATGGCGGCTTCTCAGGCGGCAGAAATAGCCCAAAAGGAAGTAGTTGTTATTCCTTCAAAAACAATTCCTCAGGGAATAACCTCTATGTTGGAGTTTAACCCCGATGCATCAAAAGAAGAAAATTCACAGGCAATGATGGCAGCTTGCGAAAAAGTAAAAACAGGTCAGATAACATTTGCTGCAAGAGATTCCGAATTTGACGGTCATCAAATCAAAGAAGGGGAAATTTTAGGTCTTATAGAAAATAAAGTTACCTTTGTTGAAAAAGATATTGATATCTGTATTGATAAGGTTGCTGCAGAACTTACAAAAGATGGGGCAGGATATGTTACATTGTTTTATGGTTCTGATGTTAACGAGGAACAAGCAGAGGCTGTAAACGAAAGACTTATCAATTCCTTAAATTGTGATATTAACACAATTAACGGCGGACAACCTATTTATTACTATATTATTTCTGCGGAATAA
- a CDS encoding response regulator transcription factor gives MKKVLIVEDEKIIRDFVIINLKRSGYEVIEASSGEEGIELFNSNPDIDIAILDVMLPGIDGFTVCDTIRKKSNTVGIIILSAKAQEMDKVTGLMTGADDYIPKPFSPSELTARVDSLYRRVNIKSPQQKVDEILEDGPFSLNLRSRILLKNNIQKDLTQVEFLIMKLFMENSKKALSREEILDKVWGKEYFGELKIVDVNIRRLRMKIEDDPSVPKYIHTLWGYGYKWEV, from the coding sequence ATGAAAAAAGTACTAATTGTAGAAGACGAAAAAATAATACGTGATTTTGTAATAATTAACTTAAAAAGAAGCGGATACGAAGTTATAGAAGCATCTTCAGGTGAAGAGGGAATAGAGCTTTTTAATTCAAATCCCGATATTGATATTGCTATTCTTGACGTTATGCTACCCGGAATTGACGGCTTTACTGTATGTGATACAATTCGAAAAAAGAGCAATACAGTTGGTATAATAATTCTTTCTGCAAAGGCACAGGAGATGGATAAAGTTACAGGCCTTATGACAGGTGCTGACGATTATATTCCAAAACCATTTTCTCCTTCTGAGCTTACTGCACGTGTTGATTCGCTTTATCGTAGAGTAAATATAAAATCACCTCAACAAAAAGTTGATGAAATTCTTGAAGACGGACCTTTTTCTTTAAATTTACGAAGCAGAATTTTACTTAAAAATAATATCCAAAAAGATTTAACCCAAGTTGAATTTTTAATAATGAAGTTATTTATGGAAAATTCTAAGAAAGCCCTTTCAAGAGAAGAGATTCTGGATAAGGTTTGGGGAAAAGAGTATTTCGGAGAACTTAAAATAGTAGATGTAAACATCAGAAGATTACGAATGAAAATCGAAGACGACCCATCAGTTCCTAAATATATTCATACTCTTTGGGGATACGGATATAAATGGGAAGTATAA
- a CDS encoding HAMP domain-containing histidine kinase: protein MNFKSITKSWLFNVFGIILIFLIAFEVVFSIVISTYYKDSVNQKITTTATVTAQFFNKYYKNQSSDFYSAAIKLTEDFEDKDKFELQIVDLNGKILSSSNGYIPINALETPDVEQAMWLSSASYTGKNLETNEDIMAVSVGLKDSSGNIRAIARFVVSLEKLNNYIILVILISIAICLFILALVFFSGSYYVNSFVKPLSKITEATKAIAEGNLTVSLDNNYSYEMGELVDSINNMAHELANTEQIKNDFISSISHELRTPLTAIKGWSETMLGCDITIDAPTVEHGLNVINDEAQRLTKMVEELLDFSKMQNSRLSMNMMRIDIGQILIETTYIMAERARREGIIIEYIPEGELPSVVGDPDRLKQVLINIIDNSIKHSEKEGNIQITAKEEDAYLKVFVRDFGKGIPSEILSKAKERFVKGPNSQRGSGLGLALSDEIMKLHNGKLIIESKENEGTTVTIVLPLETTDEE from the coding sequence ATGAATTTTAAAAGCATAACAAAAAGCTGGCTTTTTAATGTTTTTGGAATAATTTTAATTTTTCTTATAGCTTTTGAAGTAGTCTTTTCAATTGTTATCTCTACCTATTATAAAGACAGTGTAAATCAAAAAATAACAACAACGGCAACTGTTACAGCTCAATTTTTTAATAAATATTATAAAAACCAATCAAGCGATTTTTACAGCGCCGCTATAAAGCTCACAGAGGATTTTGAGGACAAGGATAAATTTGAACTCCAAATTGTAGATTTAAACGGCAAAATTCTATCGTCCTCTAACGGATATATCCCTATAAATGCTCTTGAAACACCTGATGTTGAACAAGCTATGTGGCTTTCAAGCGCTTCTTATACGGGTAAAAACCTTGAAACCAATGAAGATATAATGGCAGTTTCTGTAGGCCTTAAAGACTCTTCGGGAAATATACGAGCTATTGCACGTTTTGTTGTTTCATTGGAAAAGCTAAATAATTATATTATTCTTGTTATTCTGATTTCGATAGCGATATGTCTGTTTATTTTAGCTCTTGTTTTCTTTTCGGGAAGCTATTATGTCAACTCATTTGTAAAACCTCTTTCAAAAATTACCGAGGCTACAAAAGCAATAGCAGAAGGAAATTTAACTGTTAGTCTTGATAACAATTACTCCTATGAAATGGGAGAGCTTGTTGATTCAATAAACAATATGGCTCACGAGCTTGCTAACACAGAGCAAATAAAAAATGATTTCATTTCATCAATTTCTCACGAGCTCAGAACTCCTTTGACTGCGATAAAAGGTTGGAGTGAAACAATGTTAGGCTGTGATATAACTATAGATGCTCCTACTGTCGAACACGGTCTTAACGTTATAAACGATGAAGCTCAAAGACTTACAAAAATGGTCGAAGAACTTTTGGATTTCTCTAAAATGCAAAACAGCCGTCTTTCTATGAATATGATGCGTATTGATATCGGACAGATATTGATTGAAACAACGTATATAATGGCAGAAAGAGCAAGACGTGAGGGAATAATAATCGAATATATCCCCGAAGGAGAGCTGCCGTCTGTTGTGGGAGACCCTGACAGATTAAAACAAGTTCTTATAAATATTATTGATAATTCAATCAAGCATTCTGAAAAAGAAGGAAATATCCAAATCACTGCAAAAGAAGAAGATGCTTATTTAAAAGTATTTGTACGTGATTTTGGAAAGGGAATACCTAGTGAAATTCTTTCTAAAGCAAAAGAAAGATTTGTAAAAGGGCCGAATTCTCAAAGAGGCTCAGGCCTTGGTCTTGCGCTTTCTGACGAAATAATGAAGCTTCACAATGGTAAGCTTATTATCGAAAGCAAAGAAAATGAAGGTACTACTGTTACTATTGTTTTACCTTTAGAAACAACAGACGAAGAATAA
- a CDS encoding phosphatase PAP2 family protein — MEVTYFLQSFANEYLDFFFLNITKLSETMLVIVLLGFIYWCTDKKFAYPFAASVTFSLATNNMFKNIFKIERPFNLNDPKLRVVEEAVPAATGYSFPSGHTQLATVVYGTLGFHLKRIFKFLCFAAVILVGISRIYLGVHTVYDVVFALIIGSASSAFVMFTYNKFVSKSPWLILIYTLPAFLCVAFLDTSFLGDTFKTFGISFGAFLGMAINEKYIDFDSKGSVKKQVLKMVLGIAVALIIQGGLKAVFSLIATTGAISHILVCIRYFLIGFWIAAGFPFVIKKYLKNID, encoded by the coding sequence GTGGAAGTTACATATTTTTTACAAAGCTTTGCTAATGAATATCTTGACTTTTTCTTTCTTAATATCACAAAGCTTTCTGAAACAATGTTAGTTATAGTTCTCTTAGGCTTTATTTATTGGTGTACCGATAAAAAATTTGCTTATCCTTTTGCTGCGTCTGTAACCTTTAGCTTGGCTACTAATAATATGTTTAAAAACATTTTTAAAATAGAAAGACCTTTTAATTTAAATGACCCTAAATTAAGAGTAGTTGAAGAAGCAGTTCCTGCCGCTACAGGTTATTCATTTCCGAGCGGACATACTCAGCTTGCTACTGTAGTTTACGGAACATTAGGATTTCATCTAAAAAGAATATTTAAGTTTTTATGCTTTGCAGCGGTAATTTTAGTGGGAATTTCAAGAATATATCTTGGTGTTCATACTGTTTATGACGTTGTTTTTGCTTTAATAATCGGTTCTGCAAGCTCTGCATTTGTGATGTTTACGTATAATAAGTTTGTTTCTAAAAGTCCTTGGCTTATTTTGATATATACTTTACCGGCATTTCTTTGTGTTGCTTTTTTAGATACCTCTTTTTTAGGAGATACTTTTAAAACCTTCGGTATTTCTTTCGGGGCTTTTTTGGGTATGGCTATAAATGAAAAATATATCGATTTTGACAGTAAGGGTTCAGTTAAAAAACAAGTCTTAAAAATGGTTTTGGGAATAGCAGTAGCCCTTATTATACAAGGTGGTTTAAAAGCTGTTTTTTCTCTTATAGCAACTACAGGAGCTATAAGCCATATACTTGTGTGTATTCGCTATTTTCTAATTGGATTTTGGATTGCCGCAGGTTTTCCCTTTGTTATAAAAAAATATTTGAAAAATATAGATTGA
- a CDS encoding DUF1385 domain-containing protein, with protein MSKNQECILKKTSIGGQAVMEGVMMRGPEKTVMVVRTPDGEIVTEEIKITPASKKNKFFKLPFIRGVVSFIESMIIGYKTISRSAELSGLDDLEEEEPSKFEQWLTKITGGKLFNVIMYVSVVLGVLFSVLLFTILPTLITAGINAILPFALNNYIKTIIESILRISIFITYLALVSHMKDIRRVFEYHGAEHKTIFTYEKGLDLTVENVRDNLRFHPRCGTSFLFLVMIVGIIVYSLPIIPWSNILLRIPTKLCFLPVIAGISYELIRLAGKYDNIFTRIISAPGLWLQRLTTKEPDDSQIEVAITSLRAVIPENQEEDK; from the coding sequence ATGAGTAAAAATCAAGAGTGTATCTTAAAAAAGACTTCGATAGGCGGTCAAGCCGTAATGGAAGGGGTTATGATGAGAGGCCCTGAAAAAACTGTTATGGTAGTCAGAACTCCTGACGGTGAAATTGTTACTGAAGAAATTAAAATAACACCTGCAAGTAAAAAGAACAAGTTTTTTAAACTTCCTTTTATAAGAGGTGTTGTGAGCTTTATTGAAAGTATGATTATAGGCTATAAAACTATTTCCCGTTCTGCAGAGCTTTCAGGCCTTGATGATTTAGAGGAGGAAGAGCCTTCAAAATTTGAACAATGGCTTACAAAAATTACAGGTGGCAAGCTATTTAACGTAATTATGTATGTTTCTGTTGTTTTAGGAGTTCTTTTCTCTGTATTACTATTTACAATACTGCCAACCTTGATTACGGCAGGAATAAATGCAATTTTGCCTTTTGCTTTAAATAATTATATAAAAACAATAATTGAAAGTATTTTAAGAATATCTATTTTTATTACTTATCTTGCTCTTGTATCTCATATGAAAGATATACGCAGAGTTTTTGAATATCACGGGGCAGAGCATAAAACAATTTTTACTTATGAAAAAGGCTTGGATTTAACTGTTGAAAATGTAAGAGACAATCTCAGATTTCATCCTCGTTGTGGAACAAGCTTTTTATTTTTAGTAATGATTGTTGGTATTATTGTTTATTCTTTGCCTATAATTCCGTGGAGCAACATTTTATTAAGAATCCCTACAAAGCTTTGTTTTTTACCCGTTATTGCAGGAATAAGCTATGAGCTTATAAGACTTGCAGGAAAATATGATAATATTTTTACAAGAATAATATCTGCACCGGGTTTGTGGCTACAAAGACTTACAACTAAAGAACCTGATGATTCACAAATTGAAGTTGCAATAACATCACTTAGAGCTGTAATTCCTGAAAATCAAGAGGAAGATAAATGA
- the prmC gene encoding peptide chain release factor N(5)-glutamine methyltransferase: MINAKEAFLKASTELKENGIENSTYEVREIFKELLKLNPFDIDFAQKELSQSQEDLLNDAVNRRKMHEPLQYILKKWEFMSLDFNVRSGVLIPRQDTETLVECALEVVKQNNFTQCADLCTGSGCIGISLCHYSKGLFTQGYDISDAAIELATENAFLNSCDRFIAKKHDVLLSAIGKYDIIVSNPPYIKTQVISSLQSEVKDYEPHLALDGGESGYEFYKAIIPLWKNALNKGGYMCFECGEGQAEEIVKLFEVNGFSQIRTFKDYNKIDRVISAKLL; encoded by the coding sequence ATGATAAATGCAAAAGAAGCTTTTTTAAAAGCATCAACTGAGCTAAAAGAAAACGGAATAGAAAATTCAACGTATGAAGTGCGTGAAATTTTCAAAGAGCTTTTAAAGCTTAATCCGTTTGATATAGACTTTGCTCAAAAAGAACTTTCTCAAAGTCAGGAAGATCTTTTAAACGATGCTGTGAACAGAAGAAAAATGCATGAACCTTTGCAATATATACTAAAGAAATGGGAATTTATGTCTCTTGACTTTAATGTAAGAAGCGGAGTCCTTATTCCTCGACAAGATACCGAAACCCTTGTAGAATGCGCATTGGAGGTTGTAAAGCAAAATAACTTTACACAATGTGCTGACCTTTGTACAGGCAGCGGTTGTATAGGAATTTCTCTTTGCCATTATTCTAAGGGGCTTTTTACGCAAGGATATGATATTTCAGATGCTGCAATAGAACTTGCAACAGAAAATGCGTTTTTAAACAGCTGTGATAGATTTATTGCAAAAAAACACGACGTACTTTTAAGCGCTATCGGCAAATATGATATAATAGTCTCAAATCCTCCCTATATAAAAACTCAGGTAATATCTTCTTTACAGTCTGAAGTTAAAGATTATGAGCCACACTTGGCGCTTGATGGGGGAGAGAGCGGATATGAATTTTATAAAGCAATAATCCCTCTTTGGAAAAATGCTTTAAATAAAGGCGGATATATGTGTTTTGAATGTGGAGAAGGACAGGCTGAAGAAATAGTAAAACTTTTTGAAGTAAACGGATTTTCTCAAATTAGAACATTTAAAGATTATAATAAAATAGATAGAGTAATCTCAGCAAAACTCTTGTAA